The genomic stretch TACGTCATCTATCTCATTCCGCTGTCGCTGGTAGCGATGTGGCTATCCGGCGACGAGCGTCAGCGCGACACGGCGGTTCGCGTGTGCGGCGTAACCTTGCTCGCCCTCGGCATCAATCAGATCATCGGTCTTGTCTGGCCGCATCCCCGGCCGTTCGTGATCGGGATCGGCCATACGTTTTTGCAACATGCGCCAGACCCGTCGTTCCCAAGCGACCACGGGACGATATTCGCGAGCGTCGCCTTGACCTTGTTGTTGGGGGGGCTGCGACGGTACGGCATGCTCATGCTGCTGTCCGGCGTCGCCGTTGCGTGGGCACGCGTGTTTGTCGGCGTCCATTTCCCGCTCGACATGGTGGGCGCCGTCGCCATCGCATGCATCGCATTCC from Paraburkholderia sp. IMGN_8 encodes the following:
- a CDS encoding phosphatase PAP2 family protein, which codes for MNTLEAFNQALFLMINATASTPVWQINAARFIADYVIYLIPLSLVAMWLSGDERQRDTAVRVCGVTLLALGINQIIGLVWPHPRPFVIGIGHTFLQHAPDPSFPSDHGTIFASVALTLLLGGLRRYGMLMLLSGVAVAWARVFVGVHFPLDMVGAVAIACIAFLLVMPLWRLGGTMVMRGLVMLYRTLLAWPINRGWLSS